A genomic region of Metopolophium dirhodum isolate CAU chromosome 1, ASM1992520v1, whole genome shotgun sequence contains the following coding sequences:
- the LOC132936242 gene encoding uncharacterized protein LOC132936242 yields the protein MLSEKCGAVKTLKEKMKNAIKCTCFSHALNLSIMKGCKIKFVRNAFGIMKEIINFFNSSAKKNYILKNTLKSSLHSLCETRWVEKHDCILQFFTGLSSIIEALDKISDWDDINTAKIFTLTSPVSKLLQSKSQDKFSATTIIKNVISILKKKRENSSNCFNKIFKTAENQMANLGISIGINKPRLSEVMKNRENPQTQSVEEYFRITLFIPFLDNLLYDLESRFDEDLMSVFDLDVVLPNIVKTKSIFDDKFKLENKIKNVINQFGDLVAHEINIPRDIFESSIIGEFELWHNYWLQEEQLPSSPLEAIKQCDPDLFSGINVLLKILITLPATGATAERNFSSLRRVKTWMRSRISEERLNGLALLHAHRDVIINHDEVIDIFAQSNRRLDFVI from the exons ATGCTATCCGAAAAATGTGGAGCAGTTAAAACacttaaagaaaaaatgaaaaatgcaaTCAAATGCACTTGTTTTAGTCATGCCTTAAATTTGTCTATTATGAAAgggtgcaaaattaaatttgtaagaaATGCTTTCGGAATAatgaaagaaataattaatttttttaattcatcagcaaaaaaaaactatattttgaaaaatactttaaaatcatCATTACATTCATTATGTGAGACAAGATGGGTGGAAAAACATGActgtattttacaatttttcactGGCCTAAGTTCCATAATCGAGGCATTAGACAAAATATCAGATTGGGATGATATAAATACCGCAA aaatttttactttaacaTCTCCAGTAAGTAAATTATTGCAGTCCAAAAGCCAGGACAAATTTTCAGCTActactataattaaaaatgtaatttctattttgaaaaaaaaacgagaaaatAGTTCCAActgttttaacaaaatatttaaaaccgcTGAAAATCAGATGGCCAACTTGGGGATTTCAATCGGAATTAACAAGCCAAGATTATCTGAAGTAATGAAAAACAGAGAAAATCCTCAAACTCAATCTGTTGaagaatattttagaataactcTTTTTATTCCCTTTCTCGATAATTTACTATATGATTTAGAATCTAGATTCGATGAAGATTTAATGTCAGTTTTTGATCTAGACGTAGTGTTGCCCAACATAGTTAAAACAAAATCCATTTTTgatgacaaatttaaattagaaaataaaataaaaaacgtgaTTAATCAATTTGGTGACTTAGTAgctcatgaaataaatatacctagaGATATTTTTGAATCTTCAATAATTGGTGAATTTGAACTTTGGCACAATTATTGGTTGCAAGAGGAACAATTACCTTCGTCACCTTTAGAAGCTATCAAACAATGTGACCCGGACCTTTTTTCtggaataaatgtattgttaaaaatacttatcaCGTTACCGGCTACAGGTGCAACAGCTGAACGTAATTTTTCATCACTACGACGAGTCAAAACATGGATGAGGTCGAGAATATCAGAGGAACGATTAAATGGACTGGCATTATTACACGCTCATCGAGATGTCATTATAAACCACGATGAAGTTATAGATATATTTGCTCAATCTAACAGAAGATTGGACTTTGTAATTTga